A stretch of Paludisphaera borealis DNA encodes these proteins:
- a CDS encoding biliverdin-producing heme oxygenase translates to MIMPRLKEATRPHHDAIETRIDVFRMGRTIEGYRRVLERFLGYYEPVEEAFGRTSGWEATGLDPDERRKAPLLKADLLALGLDNEAIAALPRCRDLPSLTGLAEAFGAMYVLEGATLGGQYIRKSVASEFGIGPDSGCAFFSSYGDRVGPMWKAFGAALTDYATTPEIEDAVIRSAIETFEAINGWFAADV, encoded by the coding sequence ATGATCATGCCACGACTCAAGGAAGCCACGCGCCCGCACCACGATGCGATCGAGACCCGGATCGACGTCTTCCGGATGGGGCGGACGATCGAAGGCTACCGGCGCGTCCTGGAGCGGTTCCTCGGGTATTACGAACCCGTCGAAGAGGCCTTCGGTCGCACCTCCGGCTGGGAGGCGACGGGCCTCGATCCCGACGAGCGGAGGAAGGCCCCCCTCCTCAAGGCGGATCTCCTTGCGCTCGGCCTCGATAACGAAGCCATCGCCGCCCTGCCCCGCTGCCGGGATTTGCCAAGCCTGACCGGCCTGGCCGAAGCCTTCGGCGCGATGTACGTTCTGGAAGGGGCGACGCTCGGCGGGCAGTACATCCGGAAGAGCGTCGCAAGCGAATTCGGGATCGGCCCGGATTCCGGCTGCGCCTTCTTCAGCAGTTACGGCGACCGCGTCGGCCCGATGTGGAAGGCGTTCGGCGCGGCCCTCACGGACTATGCGACGACGCCCGAAATCGAGGACGCCGTCATTCGCTCGGCGATCGAGACGTTCGAGGCGATCAACGGGTGGTTCGCGGCCGATGTGTGA
- a CDS encoding sigma-70 family RNA polymerase sigma factor, translated as MRKSDKGLLFQDLDRLFRYGTVSSGDGALLESFLTEGNESAFEALVNRHGPMVRGVCRRLLPSPHDADDAFQATFLVLVRKGGRLRDPDRLGPWLHGVAMRVAGKARARASRRKDEAIIDVPSREGGNAEWCDVMPIIDAELARLPAKHRDVLVACLLDGATAEEASHRLDCPVGTVKSRLARARETLRARLTSRGIAPAVALGALTTTDAFTFASPASSTLIRATLKTVTTKAVAPGVVALTEGVATTMFAKSTFTALVLATGVGLAGLGTAVWIKPTLAQVYLPSSGDQPGGQGQGQNPALSTVTPDSKARDQHLKEILAATHNYISANASATFPPAAISNDAGQPLLSWRVAILPYLDQSELYQQFHLNEPWDSPHNKALIDRMPAVFETPGAPAPNGQTRIRGFAGKGSVFDPALTTRNAIGARTTATPSPARPRGVEMREITDGTSNTVFVVMARDATIWTRPGELPFVPGQDLPVLDESDPRGYLLGLCDGSVHVLPNVRQNLLLHLITRNGGEVVDTSWFPNVDQRTATTTVHPPTTPPIDAKAPAPTAPAAPASSASSVEQRLQKVEEKLDRLLEKLDAK; from the coding sequence ATGAGAAAGAGCGATAAAGGGCTGCTGTTTCAGGACCTGGATCGGCTTTTTCGTTATGGGACCGTCTCATCGGGGGACGGCGCCCTGCTCGAAAGCTTCTTGACCGAGGGGAACGAGTCGGCCTTCGAGGCGCTGGTGAATCGTCACGGACCGATGGTCCGGGGCGTTTGCCGGCGGCTTCTGCCCAGCCCGCACGACGCGGACGACGCTTTTCAGGCGACGTTCCTCGTCCTGGTGCGGAAGGGGGGTCGACTGCGGGACCCCGACCGTCTGGGGCCCTGGCTCCATGGGGTGGCGATGCGCGTGGCCGGCAAGGCCCGCGCTCGCGCCTCTCGTCGCAAGGATGAGGCGATCATCGACGTTCCTTCCCGCGAAGGAGGGAACGCCGAATGGTGCGACGTGATGCCGATCATCGACGCCGAGCTGGCTCGGCTGCCGGCGAAGCATCGCGACGTGCTGGTCGCCTGCCTGCTGGACGGCGCGACGGCCGAAGAGGCGTCGCATCGGCTTGACTGCCCGGTCGGAACCGTCAAGAGCCGCCTGGCTCGCGCCCGGGAGACCCTGCGCGCTCGTTTGACGAGCCGTGGAATCGCCCCGGCCGTGGCCCTTGGGGCCTTGACCACGACCGACGCGTTCACCTTCGCGTCTCCCGCTTCGTCCACCCTGATCCGCGCGACCCTGAAGACGGTCACGACCAAGGCCGTCGCACCGGGCGTCGTCGCTCTCACCGAGGGAGTCGCAACAACCATGTTCGCTAAATCCACCTTCACGGCCCTTGTGCTCGCCACCGGAGTCGGCCTCGCCGGCCTCGGCACAGCGGTCTGGATCAAGCCGACGCTGGCCCAGGTCTACCTGCCATCGTCCGGGGATCAGCCCGGCGGCCAGGGCCAGGGCCAAAACCCGGCCCTGTCCACTGTCACCCCAGACTCGAAGGCCCGAGACCAGCACCTCAAGGAGATCCTCGCCGCCACTCATAACTACATCTCAGCGAACGCCAGCGCCACCTTCCCCCCGGCGGCGATCTCCAATGACGCGGGCCAGCCCCTGTTAAGCTGGCGCGTCGCGATCTTGCCGTACCTCGACCAGAGCGAGCTGTATCAACAATTCCACCTGAACGAGCCGTGGGACAGTCCGCACAACAAGGCTCTGATCGACCGCATGCCCGCCGTCTTCGAGACGCCTGGCGCCCCCGCGCCCAACGGCCAGACCCGCATCCGGGGATTCGCCGGCAAGGGCTCCGTTTTCGACCCGGCCCTGACCACGCGCAACGCGATAGGCGCCAGGACGACGGCGACTCCGTCGCCCGCCAGGCCGCGGGGCGTCGAGATGAGGGAAATCACCGACGGCACGTCGAACACGGTGTTCGTTGTGATGGCGCGCGACGCGACGATCTGGACCAGGCCGGGCGAACTCCCGTTCGTCCCCGGACAAGATCTCCCGGTGCTGGACGAGAGCGATCCGAGAGGCTACCTGCTGGGCTTGTGCGACGGCTCGGTCCACGTGCTCCCGAACGTCCGCCAGAACTTGCTGCTCCACCTAATCACGCGGAACGGCGGCGAGGTCGTCGATACAAGCTGGTTCCCCAACGTGGACCAACGCACGGCGACGACGACCGTCCATCCGCCTACGACCCCGCCGATCGACGCGAAAGCTCCTGCCCCGACCGCGCCGGCCGCTCCCGCATCGTCTGCCTCGTCGGTCGAGCAGCGGCTCCAGAAGGTCGAAGAAAAGCTTGACCGGCTCCTTGAGAAGCTCGACGCGAAGTAG
- a CDS encoding Gfo/Idh/MocA family protein → MINRREVLKVGAAGLTTSMLGAYAAGAADGKTYRVGLIGCGWYGKSDLFRLIQVAPVEVVALCDVDKHQLQGAAEMVAKRQKSGKTPRLYGDYRELLKEKDLDIVLVGTPDHWHALPMIAAVESGADVYVQKPISHDVLEGEAMVAAARKHNRVVQVGTQRKSTPHLVDAKKNVVEAGLLGKIGHVEVCCYFPMRANGNPPVTVPPDFLDYEMWTGPAALRPYDGLPHVRWWRTFNEYGNGIMGDMCVHMLDTVRWMLGLGWPTKITSSGGILVQKEGKSNIADTQVATFEYPGLNVVWQHRSWGTSPDPDYPWALFIYGEKGTLKASTMRYDFVPQGEGKAIRKDCVFEREQYPEDVNEPEIELNAAPATRAHMKDFLAAIESRGKPVADIEEGHISTASCILANLAMKLSRPVVYDPTKRIVVGDDEATALLKLPYRGPWQHPADSLAAK, encoded by the coding sequence ATGATCAATCGCCGAGAGGTGCTGAAGGTTGGCGCGGCGGGACTGACGACCTCGATGCTGGGGGCGTACGCGGCGGGGGCGGCCGACGGCAAGACCTACCGCGTCGGCCTGATCGGCTGCGGCTGGTACGGCAAGAGCGACCTGTTCCGGCTGATCCAGGTCGCGCCCGTCGAGGTCGTCGCGCTTTGCGACGTCGACAAGCACCAGCTCCAAGGCGCGGCCGAGATGGTCGCCAAGCGGCAGAAGTCCGGCAAGACGCCCCGCCTGTACGGCGATTACCGCGAGCTGCTCAAGGAGAAGGACCTCGACATCGTCCTCGTCGGCACGCCCGATCACTGGCACGCCCTGCCGATGATCGCCGCGGTCGAATCGGGCGCCGACGTCTACGTCCAGAAGCCGATCAGCCACGACGTCCTTGAAGGCGAGGCGATGGTCGCCGCCGCCCGCAAGCACAATCGCGTCGTGCAGGTGGGCACCCAGCGCAAGAGCACGCCGCACCTGGTCGACGCCAAGAAGAACGTCGTCGAGGCCGGCCTGCTCGGCAAGATCGGCCACGTCGAGGTCTGCTGTTATTTCCCCATGAGGGCCAACGGCAACCCGCCCGTCACCGTCCCGCCGGACTTCCTCGACTACGAGATGTGGACCGGCCCCGCCGCGCTGCGGCCCTACGACGGCCTGCCGCACGTGCGATGGTGGCGGACCTTCAACGAGTACGGCAACGGCATCATGGGCGACATGTGCGTTCATATGCTCGACACCGTGCGCTGGATGCTCGGGCTGGGATGGCCGACCAAGATCACGTCCTCGGGCGGCATCCTCGTGCAGAAGGAAGGCAAGTCGAACATCGCCGACACCCAGGTCGCGACCTTCGAATACCCCGGCCTCAACGTCGTCTGGCAGCACCGGAGCTGGGGCACGTCCCCCGACCCCGATTACCCGTGGGCCCTGTTCATTTACGGTGAGAAGGGGACGCTGAAGGCCAGCACCATGCGGTACGACTTCGTTCCGCAGGGCGAGGGCAAGGCGATCCGCAAGGACTGCGTTTTCGAGCGCGAGCAGTACCCCGAGGACGTCAACGAGCCCGAGATCGAGCTGAACGCCGCGCCCGCGACCCGGGCCCACATGAAGGACTTCCTGGCCGCGATCGAGAGCCGGGGCAAGCCGGTCGCCGACATCGAGGAAGGCCACATCTCGACCGCGTCGTGCATCCTGGCCAACCTCGCCATGAAGCTGAGCCGCCCCGTCGTCTACGATCCGACCAAGCGGATCGTCGTCGGCGACGACGAAGCCACCGCGCTCCTCAAACTCCCTTACCGCGGCCCCTGGCAGCACCCGGCCGATTCGCTGGCGGCGAAGTAA
- a CDS encoding nucleotide sugar dehydrogenase yields MENHERLGLKIQSNEVKVGVIGLGYVGLPLARAFAEQGIEVIGFDVDEAKVTKLQRCESYIGHIAAAVVHRMRAQGFEATTDFTRLDEPDVVIICVPTPLTDAREPDLSYVVNSARAIAERLRPGQLIVLESTTYPGTTREVVLPILAAGRLRAGLDFYLAFSPEREDPGNPDFSAPTIPKVVGGLDAASLELASALYGKIVVRVVPASTLEVAEACKILENTYRAVNIALVNELKMLYDRMGVDVWEVIEAAKSKPFGFQAFYPGPGLGGHCIPIDPFYLTWVARKHGMATRFIELAGEINTQMPAYVVGKVADALNDVAKPLRGSKVVILGMAYKKDVDDPRESPGFELMDLLLKKGAIVEYNDPHIAALPAMRHYPHFQLSSRELTPEYLQSRDCVLIATDHSAYDWKTIAEHAPLIVDTRNALKNLTDAKARIVRA; encoded by the coding sequence ATGGAAAATCACGAGCGGCTCGGGCTGAAGATCCAGTCGAACGAGGTGAAGGTCGGCGTCATCGGCCTGGGATACGTCGGGCTGCCGCTGGCGCGGGCGTTCGCCGAGCAAGGGATCGAGGTCATAGGCTTCGACGTCGACGAGGCCAAGGTCACAAAGCTTCAGCGCTGCGAGAGCTACATCGGCCACATCGCGGCGGCCGTCGTGCATCGGATGCGGGCGCAGGGGTTCGAAGCGACGACCGATTTCACGCGGCTCGACGAGCCCGACGTGGTGATCATCTGCGTGCCGACACCGCTTACCGACGCGCGTGAGCCCGACCTGTCGTACGTCGTCAACTCGGCCAGGGCGATCGCCGAGCGGCTCCGGCCCGGCCAGTTGATCGTGCTGGAGAGCACGACCTATCCGGGGACCACGCGCGAGGTCGTGCTGCCGATCCTCGCCGCCGGGAGGCTGCGGGCGGGCCTCGATTTTTACCTCGCGTTCAGCCCCGAGCGCGAGGACCCGGGCAACCCCGATTTCTCGGCGCCGACCATCCCCAAGGTAGTCGGCGGGCTCGACGCCGCGAGTCTCGAACTGGCGTCGGCCCTGTACGGCAAGATCGTCGTCCGGGTCGTCCCGGCTTCGACTCTAGAGGTGGCCGAGGCTTGCAAGATCCTCGAAAACACCTACCGCGCGGTGAACATCGCGCTCGTCAACGAATTGAAGATGCTGTACGACCGTATGGGGGTCGACGTCTGGGAGGTGATCGAGGCCGCGAAATCGAAGCCGTTCGGCTTCCAGGCGTTCTATCCCGGCCCGGGCCTGGGGGGGCACTGCATCCCCATCGATCCGTTCTACCTGACGTGGGTCGCTCGCAAGCATGGGATGGCCACTCGGTTCATCGAGCTGGCGGGCGAGATCAATACCCAGATGCCGGCCTACGTGGTCGGCAAGGTGGCCGACGCGCTCAACGACGTCGCCAAGCCGTTGCGCGGGAGCAAGGTCGTCATCCTTGGCATGGCGTACAAGAAAGACGTCGACGACCCCCGTGAATCGCCGGGCTTCGAGCTCATGGACTTGCTCCTCAAAAAGGGGGCGATTGTGGAGTACAACGATCCCCATATCGCCGCTCTCCCCGCGATGCGACATTATCCCCATTTTCAGTTGTCGAGCCGCGAACTGACGCCCGAATACCTCCAATCGCGCGACTGCGTTTTGATCGCCACCGACCACTCGGCGTACGATTGGAAGACCATCGCCGAGCACGCACCCTTGATCGTCGACACCCGCAACGCTCTCAAGAACCTGACCGACGCCAAGGCGCGGATCGTTCGCGCCTGA
- a CDS encoding NAD-dependent epimerase/dehydratase family protein, with product MSRPEHILVTGGAGFIGSHLVEALLGQELRVRVIDDLSTGRPANLAAVRDRIEWAEASLTDFDACRRATEGIDVVFHEAAIPSVPRSVAEPLESHASGPTATLNILEAARRAGVRRVMFAASSSAYGDTVELPKDESMNPNPLSPYAAGKLAGEHYIQVYARTMGLDGVSLRYFNIFGPRQDPSSPYSGVISLFIKAMSQGVRPKIYGDGSQTRDFTYVANAVAANLAAMRHPEPLSGRVLNVGTGRSISLLDLVAALNSILGTRLEPEFLPPRAGDVKDSLASLKRVEATLGYKPIVGFEEGLRRTVEAIQSSNVPI from the coding sequence ATGAGCCGACCCGAACACATTCTCGTCACCGGCGGGGCCGGATTCATCGGCTCGCACCTCGTGGAAGCCCTGCTCGGCCAAGAGCTTCGAGTCCGCGTGATCGACGACCTGTCGACTGGCCGGCCCGCCAACCTGGCGGCGGTCCGCGATCGGATCGAGTGGGCCGAGGCGAGCCTGACCGACTTCGACGCCTGCCGACGCGCGACCGAGGGGATCGACGTCGTGTTTCACGAGGCGGCTATCCCCAGTGTTCCGCGATCGGTCGCCGAGCCGCTCGAATCGCACGCCAGCGGGCCGACCGCGACTCTCAACATCCTGGAAGCCGCGCGCCGGGCCGGCGTTCGCCGGGTGATGTTCGCGGCCTCCAGCAGCGCCTACGGCGATACGGTGGAGTTGCCCAAGGACGAGTCGATGAACCCCAATCCACTGAGCCCCTATGCGGCCGGAAAACTCGCCGGTGAGCATTACATTCAAGTGTACGCCCGGACGATGGGCCTCGACGGCGTGAGCCTACGTTATTTCAATATCTTCGGGCCGCGACAAGACCCGTCGAGCCCCTATTCGGGCGTCATCTCCCTGTTCATCAAGGCGATGTCGCAGGGCGTCCGGCCGAAGATTTACGGCGACGGCTCGCAGACCCGCGACTTCACCTACGTCGCCAACGCCGTGGCGGCCAACCTCGCCGCGATGCGACACCCCGAGCCGCTCTCCGGCCGCGTCCTCAACGTCGGAACCGGCCGCAGCATCAGCTTGCTCGACCTGGTCGCCGCCTTGAACTCGATCCTCGGAACCCGCCTCGAACCCGAGTTCCTTCCCCCCCGCGCCGGCGACGTCAAAGACTCGCTCGCCAGCCTCAAACGCGTCGAAGCGACGCTCGGCTACAAGCCCATCGTCGGTTTCGAGGAAGGTCTGCGACGCACCGTCGAGGCGATCCAGAGCAGCAATGTCCCAATATAG
- a CDS encoding WD40 repeat domain-containing serine/threonine protein kinase, translated as MARRDPTDLILGLRALRERLIAEHDLITAFTLWEADEGRSLGEILVSQGSLDAPTLDRLQEPTGGGEDSSATVAYTGPSSAGEGRGADEPTMRYRVLGLHSRGGLGEVFTALDMELDRRVALKELQPRFAHDEMSQLRFLQEAEITGRLEHPGVVPVYGLGRHADGRPYYAMRFVEGETFRAAIDRFHRGDPKDIRLEDRELVFRRLLRSVVDACYAVGYAHSRGVVHRDIKPENIMLGKFGETLVVDWGIAKNLTSTAAENVVGSADESLSLRDSPFMTRPGSAIGTPPYMSPEQAWGDNDRIGPASDVYSLGATLYCLLVGHAPFTGESVVEVLGRVRRGVFPSPRRVRRSIDAALETICLKALALRPEDRYESPLEMADELEKWLADVRYRAEQQSAMEQVKDSRARFALERASTFLGRNRVGEGMVWLTRAMEHGTPALERAVRMSLAAWHNRDRLLERTLPQTGSIHALRFSPDGKRLATASREGVVVLWDVASGTHLGAALDHPGPVAALAFSTDGRRIVTGCDDGTVRRWDGMTGEPVGLPLNFGATVVDLQSCGSGFVVVSRTASTLIRDDDEPATDPLPAEGRLIAGAIAPDGSFVAAVTEAGDVWLYEPGERAWRLQPRPHPRGAGSLTVHPRDGRLLVRCVDGVARLCDQRGVAPLLEFADFEETAWSGFSPSGDTIATISTSGDVQLWDSATGAAIGEPLPHRSRLGEVVFHPDGSVLATGCHDGSARLWDAATGLPVGPSLEHAGPVDVLAFSPDGRRLAASCADGRLRFWKTPTPLPGDVERIACWVRVATNLDIDASDAVRPLETLAGWELRRRLYELGGPPLK; from the coding sequence TTGGCTCGACGCGATCCAACCGACCTGATCCTCGGCCTGCGGGCGCTCCGCGAGCGGCTCATCGCGGAGCACGACCTGATCACCGCCTTCACCCTCTGGGAAGCCGACGAGGGCCGGTCGCTGGGCGAGATCCTCGTTTCCCAGGGCAGCCTCGACGCCCCCACGCTCGACCGACTGCAAGAGCCGACCGGCGGCGGCGAGGATTCGTCGGCGACCGTCGCCTACACGGGGCCTTCCTCGGCGGGCGAGGGCAGGGGAGCGGACGAGCCGACCATGCGCTATCGGGTGCTCGGCCTCCACTCGCGGGGCGGGCTCGGCGAGGTCTTCACGGCTCTCGATATGGAGCTGGACCGGCGGGTGGCTCTCAAGGAGTTGCAACCGAGGTTCGCCCACGACGAGATGAGCCAGTTGCGGTTTCTTCAGGAAGCCGAGATCACCGGCCGGCTGGAGCATCCGGGGGTCGTGCCGGTGTACGGTCTCGGCCGGCACGCCGACGGGCGGCCGTATTACGCCATGCGGTTCGTCGAGGGCGAGACCTTCCGCGCCGCGATCGACCGATTTCATCGCGGCGATCCGAAGGACATCCGCCTGGAGGATCGCGAGCTGGTCTTCCGCCGCCTGCTGCGGAGCGTCGTCGACGCCTGTTACGCCGTCGGCTACGCGCACAGCCGGGGCGTCGTCCATCGCGACATCAAGCCCGAGAACATCATGCTCGGGAAGTTCGGCGAGACCCTCGTCGTCGACTGGGGGATCGCCAAGAACCTCACCTCGACGGCCGCCGAGAACGTGGTCGGTTCCGCCGACGAGTCCCTCAGCTTACGGGACTCGCCGTTCATGACGCGGCCGGGCTCGGCGATCGGCACGCCGCCGTACATGAGCCCCGAGCAGGCGTGGGGCGACAACGACCGGATCGGGCCGGCGAGCGACGTCTACAGCTTGGGGGCTACTCTCTATTGTCTCCTCGTCGGCCACGCGCCGTTCACCGGCGAGTCGGTGGTCGAGGTGCTCGGGCGCGTGCGGCGGGGCGTCTTTCCGTCGCCTCGCCGGGTGCGGCGGTCGATCGACGCGGCCCTCGAAACGATCTGCCTGAAGGCGTTGGCCCTGCGGCCCGAGGATCGTTACGAGTCACCCCTTGAAATGGCCGACGAGCTGGAGAAATGGCTCGCCGACGTCCGCTATCGCGCCGAGCAACAATCGGCGATGGAGCAGGTGAAAGACTCGCGAGCGCGGTTCGCGCTCGAGCGGGCGTCGACGTTCTTAGGACGCAACCGGGTCGGTGAGGGGATGGTCTGGCTGACCCGGGCGATGGAGCACGGCACGCCGGCCCTGGAGCGAGCCGTCCGCATGAGCCTCGCCGCCTGGCACAACCGCGACCGGCTGCTGGAACGGACGTTGCCGCAAACCGGCTCGATCCACGCCCTGCGGTTCAGCCCCGACGGCAAGCGGCTGGCGACCGCGAGCCGCGAGGGGGTCGTCGTGCTCTGGGACGTGGCCTCCGGAACGCACCTCGGCGCGGCGCTCGACCACCCCGGGCCCGTCGCGGCCCTCGCCTTCTCGACCGACGGCCGGCGGATCGTCACCGGCTGCGACGACGGCACCGTCCGCCGCTGGGACGGAATGACGGGCGAGCCGGTCGGACTGCCGTTGAACTTTGGCGCGACAGTCGTCGATCTGCAATCATGCGGGTCGGGCTTCGTGGTCGTCTCCCGAACCGCGTCGACTTTGATACGGGACGACGACGAACCCGCGACCGATCCACTGCCGGCGGAAGGCCGGTTGATTGCCGGCGCGATCGCGCCCGACGGATCGTTCGTCGCCGCCGTGACCGAGGCCGGCGACGTCTGGCTGTACGAACCGGGCGAGCGGGCGTGGCGGCTTCAGCCCCGGCCTCATCCCCGGGGCGCGGGATCGCTGACGGTCCATCCCCGCGACGGCCGCTTGCTGGTGCGTTGCGTCGACGGCGTGGCGCGGCTCTGCGATCAGCGCGGCGTCGCGCCCTTACTGGAGTTCGCGGACTTCGAGGAGACCGCGTGGTCGGGCTTCAGCCCGTCCGGCGACACCATTGCGACGATCTCCACGAGCGGCGACGTGCAGCTCTGGGACTCGGCCACGGGCGCGGCGATCGGCGAGCCCTTGCCTCATCGTTCGAGGCTCGGCGAGGTCGTCTTCCATCCCGACGGCTCGGTGCTCGCGACCGGCTGCCACGACGGCTCGGCCCGGCTCTGGGACGCCGCCACGGGCCTGCCGGTCGGGCCCTCGCTGGAACACGCCGGCCCCGTCGACGTCCTCGCCTTCTCACCCGACGGCCGCCGGCTCGCGGCCAGTTGCGCCGACGGCCGACTACGGTTCTGGAAGACTCCCACGCCCTTGCCCGGCGACGTCGAGCGGATCGCCTGCTGGGTCCGCGTCGCCACCAACCTCGACATCGACGCCAGCGACGCCGTCCGCCCTCTCGAAACCCTCGCCGGCTGGGAACTCCGCCGCCGTCTCTACGAACTGGGCGGCCCGCCGCTGAAGTGA
- a CDS encoding DUF2946 family protein, with product MQRVLRRLLLASFVALYGAATLCGPALHSIPGFDHAKAESAPDGHDSAPTPSHHDDCPVCHFLAQGQIAAEDEPEHFTNVVWKEPAHNLPLVPPRPFRRSSIPRAPPAV from the coding sequence ATGCAACGAGTGCTCAGGCGACTACTTCTGGCTTCGTTCGTCGCTCTGTACGGGGCCGCGACCCTTTGCGGCCCTGCGTTGCACTCGATCCCCGGGTTCGACCACGCGAAGGCCGAGTCGGCCCCCGACGGGCACGATTCCGCGCCGACGCCCTCGCATCACGACGACTGCCCCGTCTGCCATTTCCTCGCGCAGGGCCAGATCGCCGCTGAAGACGAGCCGGAACATTTCACGAACGTGGTGTGGAAGGAGCCGGCCCACAACCTGCCGCTCGTCCCTCCGCGACCGTTCCGCCGCTCCTCCATCCCCCGCGCGCCTCCCGCCGTCTGA
- a CDS encoding DUF1559 domain-containing protein: MRRCAFTLIELLVVIAIIAVLIALLLPAVQVAREAARRVQSTNNLKQMGLALHNYESVHGCFPGSGGQSSSGFSVLARLLPFMEGSNLVNSMNFSLPLGSGPPTFVFNAAQTTASQTVVQAFLCPSDGQTPFYPSYYQQSPTAGTCYVVNVGSGTGTFYDPRYPTDGVFWDNSATRFAHVVDGTSNTMFMSQCVLGLGQDTAGATPTQQLRQIVNYATKVSPAKAAPGGYNPPMNNPDLAAVVPPSWSGGRGVAWIVGTEAMSGFNAYLPPNSKTPDVYGHGFGWLGARGLHPGGVLTLTGDGAVRFVKDSVDLATWRALATRAGGEVVSAAAY, from the coding sequence ATGCGCCGTTGCGCCTTCACATTGATCGAACTCTTAGTGGTCATTGCGATCATCGCCGTGCTGATCGCCCTTCTGTTGCCCGCCGTCCAGGTCGCTCGCGAGGCGGCCCGGCGGGTCCAGAGCACGAACAACCTCAAGCAGATGGGCCTGGCTCTGCACAACTACGAGAGCGTCCACGGCTGCTTCCCGGGCTCCGGAGGGCAGTCCTCGTCGGGGTTTTCGGTCCTCGCCCGGCTTCTGCCGTTCATGGAGGGGTCGAACCTCGTCAACTCGATGAATTTCAGCCTGCCGCTCGGCTCGGGGCCGCCGACGTTCGTCTTCAACGCGGCCCAGACGACCGCCTCCCAGACGGTCGTCCAGGCGTTCCTCTGCCCGAGCGACGGGCAGACTCCGTTCTACCCCAGCTACTACCAGCAGAGCCCCACGGCCGGGACGTGCTACGTCGTCAACGTCGGCTCCGGGACCGGGACCTTCTACGACCCCCGCTACCCGACCGACGGGGTCTTCTGGGACAACTCCGCTACGCGGTTCGCCCACGTCGTCGACGGAACGTCGAACACCATGTTCATGTCCCAGTGCGTGCTCGGCCTTGGGCAGGACACGGCCGGCGCGACGCCCACGCAGCAACTCCGCCAGATCGTCAACTACGCGACGAAGGTCTCCCCCGCGAAGGCCGCCCCCGGCGGCTACAACCCGCCGATGAACAACCCCGACCTGGCCGCCGTCGTGCCGCCGTCGTGGAGCGGCGGGCGCGGCGTCGCCTGGATCGTCGGCACCGAGGCGATGTCCGGGTTCAACGCCTACCTGCCGCCCAACAGCAAAACCCCCGACGTCTACGGGCACGGGTTCGGCTGGTTGGGGGCGCGAGGCTTGCACCCCGGCGGGGTCCTGACCCTGACGGGCGACGGCGCCGTGAGATTCGTCAAGGACTCGGTCGACCTCGCGACGTGGCGGGCGCTAGCGACCCGGGCCGGCGGCGAAGTCGTCTCGGCGGCCGCTTATTGA